From Rhodobacter sp. CZR27:
TCGGCGCCTGAGGTCGGCGCCTCGGCTCCCGGGTCCGGCGCCGGAACGGTGCCGGCCTCTCACACAGCCACGACGGTTGCGGGCCTGCGCGGTCCATCCGATCCCTCGCTCCACATCGACGCCGCGCCGTCTTGCCTTCCGGAAGACCCCTGCCGTGCGACAAGGAGATCCCCCGTGCCGAACAACACCTATGTCATCGACCAGATCGCGCTGAACGGACAGACGGTGATCCTCGCCGATGACGGCGACGGCATCGACTGGCTCGTCTTCCGAAGCGTCCATCCGGACGGGACCGAGATCGACCTCAGCTGGACCTACACGAGCGCCGGACCGACCTCGGGTGAGGGGATCTACTACATCGGCAACAGCGGCTCGCGGCTGATCGTCAACGGCGTGATCGAGAATGCCCGGGGCAGCGACGGCAGCGACTGGATCGACGGCAACACGCTCGGCAACCTGATCATGGGCGACCAGTTCCGCTTCGGCCCGGGCGGCAACGACACGATCTTCGGCGACGACGGCGACGACACGGTCCATGGCGGTGGCGGAAACGACTCGATCAACGGGGCGGAAGACAACGACCTGCTCTACGGCGGCGACGGGGCGGACACGATCGGAGGCAGCCTCGGCTTCGACACGATCGAGGGCGGCACCGGCGCAGATTCGCTGAGCGGCGGGGCGGACGGCGGCGACACGCTCTCCTATTCCACGTCCGGAGCCGGGGTGCGGGTGCGGCTGACCTACGGCGATGCCACGACCCTCAGCGGCGGCGATGCGCAGGGCGATGTGGTGCGCGGCTTCAACGATGTCGTGGGCTCGGCCCATGCCGACGTGATCACGGATCTCGATGCAGGCGCGGTGGGCTTCGGCTACAACAGCAACCGCTTCTTCGGTGGCGGCGGCAACGACACGCTGCGGCTGGGCGGCAATACCGACAGCGGCTGGGGCGGCGCGGGCAGCGACACGATCTACGGCGAGCAGGGCAACGACCTGCTCTATGGCGATGTGGGGCTTGACCGGCTGATCGGCGGCGAGGGGCGCGACCTGCTGACCGGTGGCCTCAGCGCGGACCGCTTCGTCTTCCTGAGCGCCCTGGACTCGGGTCCGACCGCGACCACGCGCGACCGGATCGTGGAT
This genomic window contains:
- a CDS encoding calcium-binding protein, coding for MPNNTYVIDQIALNGQTVILADDGDGIDWLVFRSVHPDGTEIDLSWTYTSAGPTSGEGIYYIGNSGSRLIVNGVIENARGSDGSDWIDGNTLGNLIMGDQFRFGPGGNDTIFGDDGDDTVHGGGGNDSINGAEDNDLLYGGDGADTIGGSLGFDTIEGGTGADSLSGGADGGDTLSYSTSGAGVRVRLTYGDATTLSGGDAQGDVVRGFNDVVGSAHADVITDLDAGAVGFGYNSNRFFGGGGNDTLRLGGNTDSGWGGAGSDTIYGEQGNDLLYGDVGLDRLIGGEGRDLLTGGLSADRFVFLSALDSGPTATTRDRIVDFNRVEGDRIDLMAIDANLTAAGNQAFRFVGTGGFDRAGDLRISGPEGALVVSGDLNGDGAADFSILVSGLAAMRGADFLL